GGCAATCGTCATCCTGCTTGCGCGCCGTGGAATGCGTATCGGACGCTCGACGGCTGGATACTGATTTGCACCAGCACAGAAGAACAGTGGCGCAAGATCAAGAGCGTGGCCCGCGTGCCGCAACTCGACGACTCGCGCTTCGACACGTTGCGAGCGCGCGTGTCGAATGTCGATGAACTCGATGCGCTGATCGAAACGTGGACGTCCACGCTGACGACGGATGAATGCTCACATCTGTGCGAACAGATCGGCGTGGCGGCTGGCCCGATCGTGTCCGTCGCGGGACTGTCGAGTGAACCGAACTTTCGCATGCGCCACGCGGATGCGGCGGCGCAGATCGACGCGTGCGGTATCGACGCTGAGACGTATCGGCAGATGTCGATCTTCAGCCTGTCGCGTCTGACTGATGACGCATCTTTAGAGCAGCGTGCAGGCGTTGAAAGCACAGTGCGCTCCTGCGATGCCGGGCCGCTCGCCGGCATCAAGGTCGTCGAGATCGGCCAGTACACGACGGCGCCGCTGGTCGGCAAGCATCTCGCGGCGCTTGGCGCTGAGGTCGTGAAGATCGAGCCGCCGGATGGCGAGGTCGCGCGCGCGTGGACGCCGGGGCAGGCGGGCACGAGCTACTTCTTCGCGCTCAACAATACGGACAAGCAGACCTTGGCGCTCGATCTGAAGCAGCAGGCCGACCGCGCGCATCTGCGTACGCTGCTCGCTGATGCCGATGTGCTCGTCGAAAACCTGCGGCCGGGTGCGCTCGCAAAGCTCGGCTTCGGGCGCGAGGCGCTTGGCGAGATCAACCCGCGTCTGATCTATTGCTCGATCTCGGGCTTCGGCATCGCGTCTGCATACCCAGCGCGGCCCGCGTTCGACACGGTCATTCAGGCGATGGGCGGCCTCATGGACCTGACACGCGGCAACGGCCAGCCGGTGAAACTCGGCGCGTCGGGCGCGGACATTCTGGGCGGGCAGGCGGCGCTGCTGGCAATCCTTGCGCTTCTTGCCGATCCTGCGCGGCAGGCCGGGACCTTCGTCGAAATATCGATGCAGGACGTGGCTGCGTGGTGCGCGCTGTTCGCGTCGGGCAATCCCGAACGGGAGGGGATCGCGGTCGCGTGTATCGACGGTCATGTGTGGCTCGAAAGCGATGAGCGTTTCGATGTGGCTGCGCTCGCGGCAAGCGCCAGGCGGGAACGGTGCGGCTCGCTCTCGCGGGCGTCGGCCGTTGCCGCGCTTGCGAATGCGGGTGTGAGCGCGGTGCCCGTGGCGCGCGTCGATGAGTTGATCGAAGACGGCGATTTTCTCGCGGACGTGCTGAGCGTCGCGCGCGATGCGAGTGGCGCGTTCTGGCCGATTCTCAAGGTGCCGTACCGCTTGTCGCGCACGCCTGCACGCGTTCGCGCGGTGCCGGGCGCGCCCGCGCGATATGCCGAAGAGACTTCGCGAGGGTCGCCGTTGAGATGGGGAATGGTCGCGGCGGGTTGAGCGCTTGCTCAAGCGTCGGTGTAGGTCGTCCTCTGTCGGGCCGGCCCAACCACGCCGAGCCATCGCCCGAGACGTCCAGGCGTTAGTCCGTTGCACAGCAGATTGAGCACCGCGAAGCGGGTCGCCATCGTCGCCGCGAAGTGGCGCGTTTAGAGCGACAGCGCGGATTCGCGCGCCACGCACAACGCAAGCGTGAGCGTCACAGGACCACGGACGCCGCCCCACGATCACAAGTTGATGTGCGCGGGGCAATGGCTTGCAGATGCCGATGCGGGTCAGCAGCGGAACGCATATCGTCAGGATGCCGAACCGGCTCGCGACGGCGGCGGCGAGAGCGAGACGCGCGTTGACGTACATCAACAGGCGCGTCCATGCGTTTGCG
The Paraburkholderia hospita DNA segment above includes these coding regions:
- a CDS encoding CaiB/BaiF CoA-transferase family protein, which translates into the protein MLDGVRILAWGSRQALRLGATLLERAGAQVTFAHAQPTGGFAYDVIVVSSDVSAASERNAIAELKAAGKHIVCDITATGQQGARAGMRASDAQIQAISGLMDTTGFAHGEPVRIGVPFTEISAALYACASIAAAVRVKRLHGIAQTIDVTLFGCAASALTTFLPAAFAQRTVGRVGNRHPACAPWNAYRTLDGWILICTSTEEQWRKIKSVARVPQLDDSRFDTLRARVSNVDELDALIETWTSTLTTDECSHLCEQIGVAAGPIVSVAGLSSEPNFRMRHADAAAQIDACGIDAETYRQMSIFSLSRLTDDASLEQRAGVESTVRSCDAGPLAGIKVVEIGQYTTAPLVGKHLAALGAEVVKIEPPDGEVARAWTPGQAGTSYFFALNNTDKQTLALDLKQQADRAHLRTLLADADVLVENLRPGALAKLGFGREALGEINPRLIYCSISGFGIASAYPARPAFDTVIQAMGGLMDLTRGNGQPVKLGASGADILGGQAALLAILALLADPARQAGTFVEISMQDVAAWCALFASGNPEREGIAVACIDGHVWLESDERFDVAALAASARRERCGSLSRASAVAALANAGVSAVPVARVDELIEDGDFLADVLSVARDASGAFWPILKVPYRLSRTPARVRAVPGAPARYAEETSRGSPLRWGMVAAG